One part of the Arthrobacter sp. EM1 genome encodes these proteins:
- a CDS encoding ATP-binding cassette domain-containing protein has product MIRVENVSKSFGSFKALDGLTLRAGEGTVLGLLGPNGSGKTTTVKVLTTLLSPDSGDARVAGHSVLSHPELVRRNLGLSGQYAAVDEKLTAFENLHMVGRLYGMNRRTATARAHELLESFRLTDVAGKRSGTFSGGMRRRLDLAGAIVARPKVVVLDEPTTGLDPRGRLDTWDVVSGLVADGTTVLLTTQYLEEADRLADHIAVINHGRVIAEGTATELKQSAGSERIDVVMRNAADLAAAAGVLEQAAGPGSRPELDPQNLRISVAAPEGHRLLVRVLSELDARALPVEEASLRRPTLDDVFLQLTGHAAAPAPQDRTPDVQTPEKVEVPA; this is encoded by the coding sequence GTGATCCGGGTCGAGAACGTCAGCAAGAGTTTCGGCAGCTTCAAGGCCCTTGACGGGCTCACGCTGCGGGCCGGCGAAGGAACGGTGCTGGGACTGCTGGGACCAAACGGTTCCGGCAAGACCACCACCGTCAAGGTGCTCACCACCTTGTTGTCCCCTGACAGCGGCGACGCCCGGGTCGCCGGCCACTCGGTGCTCAGCCATCCGGAGCTGGTGCGGCGGAACCTGGGCCTGTCCGGCCAGTATGCCGCCGTGGACGAGAAACTAACGGCCTTCGAAAACCTGCACATGGTGGGCCGGCTCTACGGGATGAACCGACGGACCGCCACGGCCAGGGCACACGAACTCCTCGAGAGCTTCCGGCTCACCGACGTCGCAGGCAAACGCTCCGGGACGTTTTCCGGCGGCATGCGGCGCCGGCTGGACCTCGCCGGAGCCATAGTCGCCCGGCCCAAGGTCGTTGTACTGGACGAGCCAACCACCGGACTTGACCCGCGGGGCCGCCTCGATACCTGGGACGTTGTGTCCGGTCTTGTGGCGGACGGCACCACCGTGCTGCTCACCACCCAGTACCTCGAGGAGGCCGATCGGCTCGCAGACCACATCGCCGTCATTAACCACGGCCGCGTCATCGCGGAGGGGACCGCGACGGAACTGAAACAAAGCGCCGGATCCGAACGGATCGACGTCGTGATGCGCAACGCCGCCGACCTCGCCGCGGCGGCCGGGGTGCTGGAGCAGGCAGCGGGCCCGGGCTCACGGCCCGAGCTGGACCCGCAAAACCTGCGGATTTCCGTCGCCGCTCCCGAAGGCCACCGGTTGCTGGTCCGGGTGCTTTCAGAACTTGATGCCCGCGCCCTGCCGGTAGAGGAAGCATCGCTGCGCCGCCCCACCCTGGACGACGTCTTCCTGCAGCTGACCGGCCACGCCGCGGCGCCGGCCCCGCAAGACCGGACGCCGGACGTGCAGACGCCGGAGAAAGTCGAGGTGCCAGCATGA
- a CDS encoding ABC transporter permease gives MSAIAAAARDSSVIARRNLINVVRTPGALVTGIVQPVMFVLLLGFVFGGTLGGDQYRSYLIGGILAQTLTFNASFTAVYLAKDLQLGLIDRFRSLPMSRVAVILGRTSSDLSTSVLSVAVTLLCGLAIGWRISTGPASALAALALLLLFAFAVSWIGAVIALTARSVEVAQSLGLVWLFPVTFVSGAFVSVTSLPGPLRVIAEWNPVTAVATAARELFGNTAPAGFLTPTGWPAENAVLYSVLCSIGIIAVFAPLAIAQYRRISKR, from the coding sequence ATGAGCGCCATCGCCGCAGCCGCCCGCGACAGCTCCGTCATTGCCCGGCGCAACCTCATCAACGTGGTGCGCACGCCCGGAGCGCTGGTCACCGGAATCGTGCAGCCGGTGATGTTCGTCCTGCTGCTGGGCTTCGTCTTCGGCGGCACCCTCGGCGGGGACCAATACCGCAGCTACCTGATCGGCGGCATCCTGGCGCAGACCCTGACGTTTAACGCCTCCTTCACCGCGGTCTACCTGGCCAAGGATCTCCAGCTCGGGCTGATCGACCGCTTCCGCTCCCTGCCGATGTCCCGCGTGGCCGTAATCCTGGGCCGCACCTCCTCGGATCTGTCCACGAGCGTACTGTCCGTCGCCGTCACCCTGCTCTGCGGTCTCGCCATCGGCTGGCGGATCTCCACGGGGCCGGCATCCGCCCTGGCCGCCCTGGCCCTGTTGCTGCTGTTTGCCTTTGCCGTCTCCTGGATCGGGGCAGTCATTGCCCTGACCGCCCGCAGCGTTGAAGTCGCCCAAAGCCTCGGGCTTGTCTGGCTGTTCCCGGTCACCTTTGTGTCCGGCGCCTTTGTGTCCGTGACCTCCCTTCCGGGCCCGCTGCGGGTGATTGCCGAATGGAATCCTGTCACCGCCGTCGCCACTGCCGCCCGGGAGCTCTTCGGCAACACGGCACCGGCTGGATTCCTCACGCCGACCGGCTGGCCAGCGGAGAACGCGGTCCTGTATTCCGTGCTCTGCAGCATCGGGATCATCGCCGTTTTTGCCCCGCTGGCGATCGCCCAGTACCGCCGGATCAGCAAGCGATGA
- a CDS encoding MFS transporter, whose product MASSTASSALPETAPPAVVRSPRGVAIAGVIAIVLIGLNLRAGITGAAALLHDLQEVLGYGPLTAAIIPSIPTLCFAVAGAATSWLTRRLGLEKAILLSLVLLAAGLLVRGIPSTGMLLAGTVVGMSGLAICNVAMPSFIRVHFAHRTSLMTALYTVTMTTGATAVAVLIVPVAHQLGSPSAGVGAIGFLALGACLGFLPIALHAHRNAPGIKAAPVSPWPLLRTRTGRLITLGFTVQALLAYSVLSWFPYMLVTLGLSASEGGLMFGLMQLVSVPAGMVLVAIGSRPRMQRTAFYLATVTMAAGVLAMLVLPLSWAPVTAVLLGFGLGIFPLVMVMISRSGRTTAETTALSTVAQSAGYLLATLGPFGMGLLHSATGAWTLPLILLLAVALGQIAVGHLLTTLPKVPQRKELQDTELRAAGTPARPDAGEGRS is encoded by the coding sequence ATGGCTAGCAGCACGGCGTCTTCCGCCCTTCCCGAGACAGCACCTCCCGCCGTCGTGCGCTCACCGCGCGGCGTGGCGATCGCCGGAGTCATCGCGATTGTGCTGATCGGGCTGAACCTGCGCGCCGGCATCACCGGAGCCGCCGCCCTGCTGCATGACTTGCAGGAGGTCCTCGGCTACGGGCCGCTGACCGCCGCCATTATTCCCTCGATCCCCACGCTCTGTTTCGCCGTTGCCGGCGCCGCCACGTCCTGGCTGACCCGGCGGCTCGGACTCGAGAAAGCCATCCTGCTCTCCCTCGTGCTGCTCGCTGCCGGCCTGCTGGTCCGGGGCATCCCTTCCACCGGCATGCTGCTGGCAGGCACCGTCGTCGGGATGTCCGGACTGGCGATCTGCAACGTGGCGATGCCCTCCTTCATCCGGGTCCACTTCGCGCACCGGACATCGCTGATGACGGCGCTCTATACGGTGACCATGACCACTGGCGCCACTGCGGTTGCCGTGCTGATCGTTCCCGTGGCGCACCAGCTCGGCTCGCCCTCCGCCGGGGTCGGCGCGATCGGTTTCCTGGCCCTGGGCGCCTGCCTGGGTTTCCTGCCGATCGCCCTGCACGCGCACCGCAACGCACCCGGTATCAAGGCCGCCCCGGTGTCCCCCTGGCCGCTGTTGCGGACCCGTACCGGCAGGCTCATTACCCTTGGCTTCACTGTCCAGGCCCTGCTGGCCTATTCGGTGCTGAGTTGGTTCCCCTACATGCTGGTCACGCTGGGCCTCTCCGCATCCGAGGGCGGGCTGATGTTCGGCCTGATGCAGCTCGTCTCGGTGCCGGCCGGCATGGTGCTCGTCGCGATCGGATCACGCCCGCGGATGCAACGGACCGCTTTCTACCTGGCCACTGTGACGATGGCCGCGGGTGTCCTGGCTATGCTCGTCCTGCCGCTGAGCTGGGCACCCGTCACCGCGGTACTGCTTGGCTTTGGGCTCGGCATCTTCCCGCTGGTGATGGTGATGATCAGCCGCAGCGGCCGCACCACTGCCGAAACCACCGCTTTGTCCACGGTTGCGCAGTCGGCCGGCTACCTGCTGGCGACGCTCGGCCCCTTCGGCATGGGCTTGCTGCACAGCGCCACGGGCGCCTGGACGCTCCCGTTGATCCTGCTGCTGGCCGTTGCCTTGGGCCAGATCGCCGTCGGGCATCTGCTGACCACCCTGCCGAAGGTTCCGCAGCGGAAGGAACTTCAGGACACTGAACTGCGGGCCGCCGGCACACCGGCCCGGCCTGATGCCGGCGAGGGACGGTCATGA
- a CDS encoding FCD domain-containing protein encodes MSHTPSHRPPLVEEVTAKLRGLIHSGEWPLQQRIPAEPELMAMLGVSRGTLREAVKALAHGGMLDVRRGDGTYVRATSEISGAAQRMYLDHSQAHILEVRVGLDTQAARLAARHAAGSDVGAMRELLTARRESWLAGDYAGWARADWDFHLLVAQASGNPLLYELYASFGAVFHAGLLRQQQRGGFSGLPHEGHDELVDAIAAHDETSAVESVHRNLNSCAEWIRQ; translated from the coding sequence ATGAGCCATACACCGTCCCATCGGCCGCCGCTGGTGGAGGAGGTCACCGCCAAGCTGCGCGGCCTGATCCACTCCGGCGAATGGCCGCTGCAACAGCGGATCCCGGCCGAACCTGAACTGATGGCCATGCTCGGAGTCTCGCGGGGAACCCTGCGGGAGGCCGTCAAGGCCCTGGCCCACGGCGGCATGCTCGATGTCCGGCGCGGGGACGGCACCTACGTCCGCGCCACCAGCGAGATCTCCGGCGCGGCCCAGCGCATGTACCTGGACCACTCGCAGGCTCACATCCTCGAGGTCCGGGTGGGGCTGGACACCCAGGCGGCCCGGCTTGCGGCCCGCCATGCAGCTGGCAGCGACGTCGGGGCGATGCGTGAACTGCTGACGGCGCGCCGTGAGTCCTGGCTGGCCGGCGACTACGCAGGCTGGGCCCGGGCGGACTGGGATTTCCATCTGCTGGTTGCGCAGGCATCGGGCAATCCGCTGCTGTACGAGCTGTACGCCAGCTTCGGCGCTGTTTTCCACGCCGGCCTGCTCCGCCAGCAGCAGCGCGGCGGCTTCAGCGGCCTCCCGCACGAAGGGCATGACGAACTTGTGGACGCAATCGCCGCACACGACGAAACTTCCGCCGTCGAGAGTGTGCACCGGAACCTGAACTCCTGCGCGGAGTGGATCCGGCAGTAA
- a CDS encoding DNA topoisomerase IB, translated as MRLRRSNASGRGYRRLASGTGFSYKDLDGSTLAAGQVRDRLASIGIPPAWTDVWIAPYDNGHIQATGLDAVGRRQYIYHPSWREKKDRLKFDRALQLAETLPAARRLVTLDLRSEGLARERVLAAAFRMLDSGSLRVGSERYTNENGSHGLATLLCAHVRVSKDELRLSFPAKSGQAWESRINDADLAAVVRQLKRRGGKARLLAYRDGRSWHPVSSAEINQYVKERTGQDFTAKDFRTLRGTVAAAASLARSGPQPKVSARKRAVSRAMVDASDVLGNTPSIARKSYVDPRLLDHFAAGETIDPKRPDSAESEVRALLYREGDVVALR; from the coding sequence ATGAGGCTCCGTCGCAGCAACGCGTCCGGGCGCGGCTACCGGCGTCTCGCGTCCGGGACCGGCTTCAGCTACAAGGACCTGGACGGCTCCACCCTGGCTGCCGGGCAGGTGCGCGATCGGCTGGCAAGCATCGGCATCCCGCCCGCCTGGACGGACGTGTGGATAGCCCCGTACGACAACGGGCACATCCAGGCCACCGGGCTGGACGCGGTCGGCCGGCGCCAGTACATCTATCACCCAAGCTGGCGGGAGAAAAAAGACCGGCTGAAGTTTGACCGGGCGCTGCAGCTCGCGGAAACCCTACCGGCCGCTCGCCGGCTCGTTACCTTGGACCTGCGCTCCGAGGGCCTCGCCCGGGAGCGGGTGCTGGCGGCCGCCTTCAGGATGCTGGACAGCGGCTCGCTGCGGGTTGGCTCGGAGCGGTATACCAACGAGAACGGCAGCCACGGCCTCGCCACGCTGCTCTGCGCCCACGTCCGCGTGAGCAAGGACGAACTGCGGCTCAGTTTCCCCGCCAAGAGCGGCCAGGCCTGGGAATCGCGGATCAACGACGCCGACCTTGCCGCCGTCGTTCGCCAGCTCAAGCGCCGCGGCGGCAAGGCCCGCCTGCTGGCGTACCGGGACGGACGGAGCTGGCATCCCGTGTCAAGCGCCGAGATCAACCAGTACGTCAAGGAACGCACCGGCCAGGACTTCACCGCCAAAGACTTCAGGACCCTGCGCGGAACGGTGGCTGCCGCCGCCAGCCTGGCGCGGAGCGGTCCGCAGCCAAAGGTTTCAGCCCGGAAGCGCGCGGTGAGCCGGGCCATGGTGGATGCATCGGATGTCCTCGGTAACACTCCGTCGATCGCCCGGAAAAGCTACGTAGATCCCCGGCTGCTGGACCACTTTGCCGCGGGGGAGACGATCGACCCGAAGCGGCCGGACTCCGCCGAGTCCGAGGTCCGGGCCCTGTTGTACCGCGAGGGCGACGTCGTCGCGCTGCGCTGA